The Gemmatimonadetes bacterium SCN 70-22 DNA window GCGACAAGCGGGTGCGGGATGGGCGGTCGCCGGGGTGCCGGATGGCGAGCGCCCCTCGTGGCATGGGACGCGAAGGGGGCTCCGTCGAACCGCTCGGAAGGCGTGATGCGGAACTTGACACCCCAGGCCGCGTGGCGGGAATTGGGGGCGTCCCAGCCCCGGAGTCTCGTCATGGTGATGCGTTCGTGCCGATGCCCCGCATTCCGCTAACGGCGTGCGTCGCGGCGGCCGCGCTGGCCGCGTCGCTCGGGGCATGTGGTTCGCGCGACGAGACGCTCACGCGACGGATCCACGCGCACCCGAGTATGCCACTCGACGCCACGTTGCGGCTCGCGATTGGGGCCGAAGCCGATACCAGTGAGCCCGCCGCACTACTGGCGGGCGTCGGCAACGCGATCATCGACCAGGGGGAGCATCTCGCGATCGTGGATGGCGGCAGCAGCTCCATTCGCCTGTTCGATGCGCGCGGGCGATTCGTGCGGTCGGTGGGTCGGGACGGGAGCGGTCCGGGCGAATTCCGCCTCCCGACATGGATTGGAGGGTGCTGGGGAGGGGGCTATGCCGCGTGGGACTTCGGCCGGAAGGTCGTGTACTACGACTCCCTGTGGAACTATCGCGACGAGGTGCCCATCCCTGCGGCGGTGACGTCCGCGAGGCCGCTGGCTTGCCTCACGGGCGGTGTCATCGTCGCGACCGTGGAGACGGGAGGTCGGGTCCCCGAAGGAGGTGGGCTCGTGCGGCTGCCCACGTCGGTCCTGCGCATCCGCCCTCGCGAAGGACGTGTGGATACGATCGCCACCTTCGCCGGGACCGAGTACTTCTTCTCGCGCCGGTCACCCATCTTCCTCGACGTCCCCCTCGGGCGCGCGACTCGGGTGGCCGTGCGGTTGCAGGACGTCGTCGTGGCGAGCACCGACAGCACCACGTTGCACGTGCTCTCGTTGAACGGCGCGCCGGTTACCCAGTGGCCGCTGGGGCTCACGCGGCGTCACGCGAGCCTGGACGATCAGCGGCGGGCGTTCGAGGAGCGGCTGGAGGCGTTGCAGCTCCTGCGCACGCGCCGCATGCTGCGCCCCCTGCTGGAGGAACTGCCGCGTGTCGATCAGTTCCCCTACTTCGAGACCCTGGTGACGGATGACAGCGCGCGCATCTGGATCAAGACCTACGATGGCGCGGGGACGCCGTGGCGCGTGTGGCAGGTCGTCGGCGACCGCGGAGGCGTGCGCGCGACCGTACGCCTCCCTGCCAAGGCGCAGGTGACGACGATCGCGCAGGGCTGCATCGTCGCCATCGAGCGCGACTCCGTGGGAACGGAGCGCGTGCGCGTGTACGGGATGCGCACGGGGGAGAAGGATGGCCTGATGGCCCCGTGCCCGCTCGGTCTTACCGCCCTCCCTTCGTCGACTGGATGAAGCTGGCGATGTCGCGCTTGAGCTGCGCCAACAGCGCCGGGTGGATGTACATCATGTGCCCCGCCTCGTAGTACTTCAGCGTCACCCGGTCGTGGTACGAGCGATCGTTGCCCAGGTGATCGAAGGTGTACTCGGTGGCGCCGAACGGCGTGGCGAAGTCGTAATAGCCGTTGGCCACCATCACCTCGAGGAAGGGGTTGCGCGCCATCGCCGAGCGCAGGTCCTCGACCATGTTGAGGTACCGGTTGGTGTATGGCGCGTAGTCCCACGGTTGCACCTGGCCGCTGGTGTAGTACGGCAGCTCCGACTCCCAGCGCAGCTCGCGGCGCAGGTAATCGAGGAAGAGCGCGGTGTACGGCCCCGACAGGGCGTGGTTGGAGGGGTCGAACTCCTGTACCTCGCCGGCGGCATCGGCATCGACGCCGGTGTAGCGCCCGTCCAGGCGCCCGATGTGCACCCCCTTGTCGCGCAGCAACTCCTTGCGGAAGCGTGGGTCGGTCACGCGCAGGTTGGCCCGCTCGATGAACTCGGGAGAGAGCCCGGAGAAGCGCGCCACCTTCTGTACGATGGCGGCGCGCTCGGCGCCTTGCAGCCGCGTCCCCTTCGCCAGCGCCGTCAGGTACTCGCCGAAGGCGAAGGCGCGCGACTCGGCGACGGCGCGCTCGAGCGTCATGGCTTGCAGGTCGGCGGGGAGCTTGCGGTGGTACCAGGCCGACGCCGTGAACGACGGGAGGAAGTTGGCGTAGGGGTAGTCGTTCCCCGGGACGTATCCCTTGGTCTGGTAGTCGAGGATGGAGGAGACCAGGACGATCCCGTTCAGCTCCATCCCATGCACGCGTTGCAGCTCCGCGGCCACGCCGGCCGAGCGCATGGTGCCGTACGACTCACCCAGGAGGTACTTGGGCGAGGGCCAGCGATTGAAGGTGGTGGTGAAGACGCGAATGAATTCCGCCACCGACTGCACGTCGCCGCGCGCGCCCAGGAAGGGGCGCATCTCCTCGCCGGCAGCGGCGCGGGAGTAGCCGGTCTGCACCGGATCGATCATGACGATGTCGGTCACGTCGAGCGGCGAGCTCTCGTTGGCCACCAGCGTGTAGGGGGGCGCCGGCTGGAAGCCGTCGGCGGCCATCTGCACGCGCTTGGGGCCCATGAGCCCCATGTGCAGCCAGATGGACGCCGAGCCGGGGCCGCCGTTGTACGAGTAGGTGATGGGGCGGTTGGCGGCGTCCTCGCCGTCCTTGCGGTAGTAGGTGAAGAAGATGTGGGCGCGCGGCTTCCCCGCCGGCGTGCGCAGCACCAGGCGCCCCACGGTGGCGGTGTAGCGGATCTCGATGCCGCCGATGCGTGCCACGTGCGACGTCTCCACATAGCGGTGCGCGGTGTCGGTCGCAGCTGGCGGGGGCGCTCCCTGTGCCGCGGGCGCGGAGGGGGCGGGGCGGGTCTGCGCCTGGAGCGCGCCGGCGACGAGGAGGAGCGGGAGGAGACGCATGGGTGGTGGAGAGGGGGGGCGGAAGGCGAGAGGAGGGGATGGTGCACGACGCTGCAGCCGGGAGGTCTCCCCGTCTTACGCCGGCGAGCGCCGGGCTGTTGGGAGGCGCGGGTGACGCATGGCTGAGGGACGCGTGGCGCGCGCCATGCATGGTGCCGGACGCTGCAGGTGGGGCGTCGACCCCGCCGGTTGCCTCATGTCCAATACGACCGGTTGTCACGCGTCCCGGCCCAGTGTAACTTGAATTCATGACGCTGACACACTGCGCACGTGCCATCACCTGGTACTGGCGGCCCTCTTCACGAGCGGTCCGCTAGCGCACGTCCGTCCACGCGCACTTCCGGGGTCGCTCGACATCGAGCGACCCCGCGTCGTTTGGGGATGGTCTTCCACCAAATCCCGATCACGACGCAGTCGAGCGCCGATGTCGATGCGGCTCCTCACTCGAACTTCAGGAGCAGGCGTCCCATGTCCACTCGACTTTCCTCATTCTCAGGCCCCCAAGCCACGCATTCCCCCCCTCACACGGGGCGGTTCGCGGCCACGATCGCCGGCAATCCAGAGCTTCACGACGTCGGCGCGATACCTTCTCTCCCCGGCGTCCGATCCGATGATGTCGTTCTCACCGGCGATCGGCCGACGGGGCGGCTCCACCTCGGGCACCTGGCCGGCTCGCTGCGCTCGCGCGTCGCCCTGCAATCGGCCGGTGTCACGCAGACGCTCCTCATCGCCGACCTGCAGGCGCTGACCGACAACGTGGCCCGCGCCGCGCACGTTGCCTCGTACGTCGAAGAGGTCGCGCTCGACTACCTGGCGGCCGGCATCGATCCGGCGCGCACCACCATCGCCGTGCAGTCGGGGCTCCCCGCGCTCGCCGAACTGACGGTGCTCTACCTGAACCTCGTCACGGTCGCGCGCCTGGAGCGCAATCCGACGGTACGGACCGAGATCGCGCTCCGTGGTTTCGACACGGGTGGCGGCGGTGCCGGGTCAGGGCGCGCGATCCCCGCGGGCTTCCTCTCCTACCCGGTGAGCCAGGCGGCCGACATCACGGGCTTCCGCGCGACGCTCGTCCCCGTGGGTGCCGACCAGCTGCCGATGCTCGAGATAACAAACGAGATCGTGCATCGCGTCAACGCGGTCGCGGGAGCGACGGTGCTCCCCGAGGGACGCGCGCTCCTGTCCACCACGCCGCGCCTCCCCGGCGTCGACGGGCGCAAGGCGAGCAAGTCGCTGGGAAACGCGATCGGCCTCACGGCGAGCGCCGACGAGATCCGGCGATGCGTGCGCGCGATGTACACGGACCCGGGGCATGTGCGCGTAAGCGATCCCGGGCGCGTGGAGGGGAACGTCGTCTTCGCCTATCTCCAGGCCTTCGATCCGGACCGGGATGCCGTCGACGAGTTGGCGGCACGGTATCGTCGCGGCGGGCTCGGGGACGTGGCGATCAAGCAGCGCCTGACGGATGTGCTCGAGGCGCTGGTGGCGCCCATGCGCGCGCGGCGGGCGGAGTACGAGGACGCCCGGGAGGGCGTACGCGCGCTGCTGGACGAGGGGACGGCGCGCTCACGGACCGTCACCGAAGCGGTGCTCGACGACGTGAGGGGGGCGTTCGGCCTCACTCGGCGCAGTCGACTGCGGTCGCACGCCGCCTCTGGCTGACGGGGCGTGCGCGCCGCAACGTTCGTCAGGCGGAGGTTTGCTGGGCGAGAGCATGAGGGCATCGGCGTGGGGGGAGGGACCTGGACACCGACTCAGGAGGATGGTGCGCATGCAGGGACGTTCGGCGCTGGCGTGGATCGTGGCGGGAGCGCTCAGCATCGGCATGGGCGCATGCGACGGCGGGCGGGTCGGCTCACGACAGTCGGCGACGCGCCCTGCGCCGGTCGACTCGCTCGCCGACGCCTACTGGGCGACGTACCTGGACATCTACCCGGAGGACGGGACCGCCTCCGGCGTGCAAACCGCCGACCACTCGCGCATCCACGACAACGGCCTGGCGGCGCTGCGCCGCGACCAGGAGCGACTCGATCGCCTGCGCGCCGCCACGCTCGCGATAGACCCGACCGTCCTGGAGGGGACGCCGCAGGAAGTCACCTACGCGGTCCTTCGCGAGGCGCTCGAGAGCGAGTACGCGCGCCGCGCCTGCCGCACGGAGCTGTGGGGGGTGGCGTCGTACGTGAACGGGTGGCAGGCGGTCTACACCGACCTTGCGCTCCTGCAGCCGGTCGGCTCCGACTCGCTTCGCGCGGCCGCCCTCGCGCGGGCGCGGGCCCTCCCGGGTTTCATCGACACGGAGATCGCCAACCTGCGTGACGGGATCCGCCTGGGCTACAGCTCACCCAAGGTCATCGTTCGCAACGTCATCGGGCAGTTGGACAACCTCCTCGCGCCGCCGCCGTCGCAGTCGCCCTTCCACTCGCCCGCCGAACGCGACCGTACGGCGTCGTTCGACTCGGCGCTGACGCGCATCATCGCCGGCGAGATCAACCCCGCCATCCGGCGATACCGGGACTTCCTGCAGCGCGAGTACCTCCCGGGTGCGCGTGAGACGCTGGGCGTCTCGGCCAATCCGCAGGGGGCGCAGTGCTATGCCGCCGCGCTGCGCGCATTCTCGAGCGTCCCGATCAGCGCCGACTCCGTGTACACGATCGGGCTGCGGGCGATGGAGCAGGTGCAAGGCGAGATGCGGGTCATCGCCGCGCGCAGCTTTGCCGGCGAGTCGCTGGGAACGCTCCTGCCGAAGCTGCGCAGCGACCCGCGCTACACCTTCCGTACGTCGCAGGAGATCATCGACTCGTCGTCGGCGGTGATCGCGCGGGGCAAGGCGGCGATGGCGCAGTGGTTCGGGCGGCTGCCGAAGGCGGACATCGTGA harbors:
- a CDS encoding peptidase S10, whose protein sequence is METSHVARIGGIEIRYTATVGRLVLRTPAGKPRAHIFFTYYRKDGEDAANRPITYSYNGGPGSASIWLHMGLMGPKRVQMAADGFQPAPPYTLVANESSPLDVTDIVMIDPVQTGYSRAAAGEEMRPFLGARGDVQSVAEFIRVFTTTFNRWPSPKYLLGESYGTMRSAGVAAELQRVHGMELNGIVLVSSILDYQTKGYVPGNDYPYANFLPSFTASAWYHRKLPADLQAMTLERAVAESRAFAFGEYLTALAKGTRLQGAERAAIVQKVARFSGLSPEFIERANLRVTDPRFRKELLRDKGVHIGRLDGRYTGVDADAAGEVQEFDPSNHALSGPYTALFLDYLRRELRWESELPYYTSGQVQPWDYAPYTNRYLNMVEDLRSAMARNPFLEVMVANGYYDFATPFGATEYTFDHLGNDRSYHDRVTLKYYEAGHMMYIHPALLAQLKRDIASFIQSTKGGR
- a CDS encoding tryptophan--tRNA ligase, with the protein product MPSLPGVRSDDVVLTGDRPTGRLHLGHLAGSLRSRVALQSAGVTQTLLIADLQALTDNVARAAHVASYVEEVALDYLAAGIDPARTTIAVQSGLPALAELTVLYLNLVTVARLERNPTVRTEIALRGFDTGGGGAGSGRAIPAGFLSYPVSQAADITGFRATLVPVGADQLPMLEITNEIVHRVNAVAGATVLPEGRALLSTTPRLPGVDGRKASKSLGNAIGLTASADEIRRCVRAMYTDPGHVRVSDPGRVEGNVVFAYLQAFDPDRDAVDELAARYRRGGLGDVAIKQRLTDVLEALVAPMRARRAEYEDAREGVRALLDEGTARSRTVTEAVLDDVRGAFGLTRRSRLRSHAASG